In one window of Arachis ipaensis cultivar K30076 chromosome B06, Araip1.1, whole genome shotgun sequence DNA:
- the LOC107648811 gene encoding uncharacterized protein LOC107648811 produces GDHVFLKVTPTTGVGRAIKAKKLNPRYIGPFQILERIGPVAYRMALPPHLSNLHDVFHVSQLRKYTPDASHVLEPESVQLREDLTLPVAPVKIDDSSIKRLRGKEVSLVKVAWSRGGVEEHTWELESEMRTDYPH; encoded by the coding sequence ggagatcatgttttcctgaaggttactccaaccacaggagtaggtagggcgattaaagcaaagaagttgaatcctcgatacattggtccatttcagatcctggagaggattggaccggtggcgtatcgaatggctctaccacctcatctttcgaacctgcacgatgtgtttcacgtgtcgcagcttcggaagtacactcctgatgctagccatgtgttagaacctgaatcggttcagttaagagaagatttgacgcttccagtggctccagtcaaaATTGATGATTCTAGTATCAAAcgattgcgtggaaaagaggtttcattagtcaaagtggcttggagtcgaggcggtgttgaggaacacacttgggaacttgagtcggagatgcgaacggattatccgcat